One Verrucomicrobiia bacterium genomic region harbors:
- a CDS encoding ribonuclease HII, which translates to MAKIYATERGLWKNGLSLICGVDEAGRGPLAGPVVAGAVIFPAGFTGLPVNDCKLLTAEKREELFGLIFEKALDVATGVASHTEIDEFNIHHASFLAMRRAIEKLKIMPEIVLVDGKFEIPRMTFPQKAIVKGDRLSASVAAASIVAKVTRDRMMQELDEQYPGWNLAQNKGYPTPEHKAFVVEKGVSEIHRKTFCDHITAPTLFSK; encoded by the coding sequence TTGGCCAAAATCTACGCCACCGAGCGGGGACTATGGAAGAACGGGCTTTCCCTGATTTGCGGCGTGGATGAGGCCGGCCGCGGCCCCTTGGCCGGGCCGGTGGTGGCAGGAGCGGTGATTTTCCCCGCCGGATTCACCGGCCTGCCGGTCAACGATTGCAAACTGTTGACGGCCGAAAAGCGCGAAGAGCTTTTCGGCCTTATTTTTGAAAAGGCGCTGGATGTTGCAACCGGAGTCGCTTCCCATACCGAAATCGACGAATTCAACATTCATCACGCCTCTTTTCTGGCGATGCGCCGCGCCATTGAGAAACTCAAGATTATGCCGGAAATTGTCTTGGTGGACGGCAAATTCGAAATCCCCAGGATGACCTTCCCTCAAAAGGCAATAGTAAAAGGTGACCGGCTTTCCGCCTCGGTGGCGGCCGCTTCCATTGTGGCCAAAGTCACCCGCGACCGGATGATGCAGGAATTGGATGAACAGTATCCCGGCTGGAATCTGGCCCAAAACAAGGGGTACCCCACGCCGGAACATAAAGCGTTTGTGGTCGAAAAAGGGGTTTCCGAAATCCACCGCAAAACTTTCTGCGACCATATCACCGCCCCCACTCTCTTTAGCAAGTGA
- the trmD gene encoding tRNA (guanosine(37)-N1)-methyltransferase TrmD, with product MKIDIISIFPRLFEPFLSESVLGKAVARKLVDISVTDLRRFAEDKHSTTDDTPYGGGGGMVMLPAPLVKAVESLKNGRHPRVILTTPQGKLFNQKLAQEFANEDQLIIICGRYRGVDERVRQLVVTDCVSIGDYVLGGGEVPAMVITEAVVRLIPGVVGNEDCVRADSFTSGLLEYPNYTRPEEFMGLSVPKVLTSGNHAEVERWRRRESLLRTKTLRPDLFERFKLTKEDQKLLES from the coding sequence ATGAAAATCGACATTATTTCCATTTTTCCGCGCCTTTTTGAGCCGTTTTTGTCCGAATCCGTGCTCGGCAAAGCGGTCGCGCGCAAGTTGGTCGATATTTCTGTGACCGACCTGCGCCGCTTTGCGGAGGACAAACACTCAACCACAGACGACACCCCGTACGGCGGCGGGGGCGGGATGGTGATGCTGCCGGCCCCTTTGGTGAAGGCCGTGGAAAGTTTGAAAAATGGCCGCCACCCGCGCGTGATTCTGACCACCCCGCAGGGAAAGCTGTTCAACCAAAAGCTGGCGCAAGAGTTTGCGAACGAAGACCAGTTGATTATCATCTGCGGGCGCTATCGGGGCGTGGATGAGCGCGTCCGGCAGCTTGTAGTCACGGACTGCGTCTCCATCGGGGATTATGTTCTGGGCGGCGGCGAAGTTCCGGCGATGGTGATAACGGAAGCGGTGGTGCGATTGATTCCCGGCGTGGTGGGAAACGAGGATTGTGTGCGGGCCGATTCCTTTACTTCCGGGCTTTTGGAATATCCCAACTACACCCGCCCGGAGGAGTTTATGGGGCTTTCCGTCCCCAAAGTCTTGACCTCCGGCAACCATGCCGAAGTGGAGCGCTGGCGAAGGCGGGAGTCGCTTTTACGCACAAAAACTTTGCGTCCCGATTTGTTTGAAAGATTTAAACTGACCAAAGAAGATCAAAAATTGCTGGAAAGCTAA
- a CDS encoding DUF4396 domain-containing protein produces the protein MEHKNQSINRLAFSATVHCLTGCSIGEVLGMVLGTAFGWGNWATVVLSIILAFIFGYSLTLLPLFRAKLPPLTALGLAFASDTLSITIMEIVDNTVMLVIPGAMEAGLDQPLFWGSLLFSLILAGLAAFPANRWLIVRGRGHAVLHHHHHGASPSQEDEPSHRGHHEHRH, from the coding sequence ATGGAACATAAAAACCAATCCATAAATCGTCTCGCTTTCAGCGCCACAGTGCACTGTCTTACCGGCTGTTCCATCGGGGAGGTTTTGGGGATGGTGCTGGGTACGGCGTTCGGTTGGGGTAATTGGGCTACGGTTGTTCTTTCAATCATTCTGGCCTTCATTTTCGGCTACTCGCTGACCCTCCTCCCCCTTTTCCGTGCCAAGCTGCCGCCTTTAACTGCCTTGGGGCTGGCTTTCGCCTCCGATACCCTTTCCATCACCATAATGGAAATCGTAGACAACACCGTGATGTTAGTTATACCGGGGGCGATGGAAGCGGGGCTTGACCAGCCGCTTTTCTGGGGCAGTTTGCTCTTCTCCCTTATTCTGGCCGGACTGGCCGCTTTTCCCGCCAACCGCTGGCTGATTGTCCGCGGGCGGGGACACGCCGTTTTGCACCACCATCACCACGGCGCATCCCCATCGCAAGAGGACGAACCATCCCATCGCGGCCATCACGAGCATAGGCACTAA
- the rpsP gene encoding 30S ribosomal protein S16 produces the protein MVVLRLRRVGAKKKPFFRLVAADSRRPTDGRFLETLGTYNPKVKPAVVDLNEERIGYWLAVGAQPSDTVKALFKHTGLTQKLSFKKAGKDVSGVVLKSTIKEAAKAKKIGKKGKKEETPKGEEKKAE, from the coding sequence ATGGTAGTTTTGCGTCTGCGCCGCGTAGGGGCCAAGAAAAAACCGTTCTTCCGGCTGGTGGCCGCGGATTCCCGCCGGCCCACGGATGGGCGCTTTTTGGAAACTTTGGGCACCTATAACCCGAAGGTTAAACCGGCCGTGGTGGATTTGAACGAGGAGCGGATTGGCTACTGGTTGGCGGTGGGCGCCCAGCCCTCTGATACGGTCAAAGCCCTCTTTAAACACACCGGTTTAACCCAGAAATTGTCGTTTAAAAAGGCCGGCAAGGATGTCTCCGGCGTGGTTTTGAAAAGCACCATCAAGGAAGCCGCCAAAGCCAAAAAAATCGGCAAGAAGGGCAAAAAAGAAGAAACCCCCAAAGGGGAAGAGAAAAAAGCCGAATAA
- a CDS encoding YraN family protein: MSSIAKKGEAGEKAAERFLIQKGFQIIGRRLRAGHKEIDLLAKDGEQLVFVEVKAIWERSFGHPEERVTAAKKKKLIEAAYDYLERAKMPEASFRWDFVGIDFSQKPPEFIYITDFLEE; the protein is encoded by the coding sequence GTGAGCTCCATCGCCAAAAAAGGGGAAGCCGGCGAGAAGGCGGCGGAGAGGTTTTTAATTCAAAAGGGATTTCAAATCATCGGCCGCCGCCTGCGCGCGGGGCACAAGGAAATTGATTTATTGGCCAAAGATGGCGAACAACTGGTGTTTGTGGAGGTCAAGGCAATCTGGGAACGCTCCTTCGGGCATCCGGAGGAGCGGGTGACGGCGGCCAAAAAGAAAAAATTAATTGAGGCGGCTTACGATTATCTGGAGCGTGCCAAAATGCCGGAGGCCTCCTTCCGCTGGGATTTTGTCGGCATCGATTTTTCCCAAAAGCCGCCGGAATTCATCTACATCACCGATTTTTTGGAAGAATAG
- the rplS gene encoding 50S ribosomal protein L19: MNLIQMIEARQMKAKRPDFGPGDTVKVHVKIKEGDKERIQIFQGTVIARGGRGARESFTVRKISSGVGVERVFPLFSPSVAKIELVKTGDVRRGKLYYLRNLKGKSARIEEKMKELEEASGPGATAENE; encoded by the coding sequence ATGAACTTGATACAGATGATTGAAGCCCGCCAGATGAAGGCCAAACGGCCCGATTTCGGCCCCGGCGACACGGTGAAAGTGCACGTCAAAATAAAAGAAGGGGACAAGGAGCGGATTCAGATCTTTCAGGGAACCGTGATTGCCCGCGGCGGGCGCGGCGCCCGCGAAAGCTTCACCGTGCGCAAAATCTCCAGTGGCGTGGGGGTGGAGCGGGTTTTTCCCCTTTTCTCCCCGTCCGTGGCCAAAATTGAACTGGTCAAAACCGGCGATGTTCGCCGCGGAAAGCTGTACTATTTGCGCAACCTGAAAGGAAAATCGGCCCGGATTGAGGAAAAGATGAAGGAACTGGAAGAGGCCTCCGGTCCGGGAGCAACCGCCGAGAACGAATAA
- the ispG gene encoding flavodoxin-dependent (E)-4-hydroxy-3-methylbut-2-enyl-diphosphate synthase, whose protein sequence is MNPTFPRRKSRPVTVAGKVIIGGGAPIVVQSMTTTDTRDIEATVAQIKRLEEVGCEIVRVAVLDEKAALAVPEIKKRINLPLVCDIHFDYKLALLAIQGGADKLRINPGNIGAEWKTREVVKAAAERNIPIRIGVNTGSLPKDLWEKHGGPKPEAIVEAALRHCGILEDMGYNSVVVSLKSSDVNEALAAYRLFAEKSIYPLHLGITEAGSAFAGSIKSAVGIGTLLAEGIGDTIRVSLADDPTEEVKVAFEILKSLGLRQRGPVIIACPTCGRCEIDMFSLLKRVEVEMAKISAPIRVSVMGCVVNGPGEAAVADVGVAGGRGIGLIYRGDKVVKKVKEEEIFDALMQEVHSFLAEGKPAAVPESIPV, encoded by the coding sequence ATGAATCCAACTTTTCCAAGGCGCAAATCCCGGCCGGTTACGGTGGCCGGGAAGGTTATCATTGGCGGCGGGGCGCCGATTGTGGTGCAGTCGATGACCACAACCGACACCCGGGACATTGAAGCCACCGTCGCGCAGATTAAGCGGTTGGAGGAGGTCGGCTGCGAAATCGTGCGGGTGGCGGTTCTGGACGAAAAAGCCGCCTTGGCGGTGCCGGAAATCAAAAAGAGGATAAACCTGCCGCTGGTCTGCGACATTCATTTTGATTACAAGCTGGCCCTTCTGGCCATTCAGGGCGGAGCCGACAAGCTGCGCATCAATCCCGGCAACATCGGCGCGGAATGGAAAACCCGCGAGGTGGTGAAGGCGGCGGCGGAAAGAAACATCCCCATCAGAATCGGCGTCAACACCGGCTCGCTCCCCAAGGATTTGTGGGAAAAACACGGCGGCCCCAAACCGGAAGCGATTGTGGAGGCCGCGCTACGCCACTGCGGGATTCTCGAAGATATGGGATACAATTCAGTGGTCGTTTCGCTCAAATCCTCGGATGTGAACGAGGCGTTGGCGGCCTACCGGCTCTTTGCTGAAAAATCGATTTATCCTTTGCATTTGGGCATCACCGAGGCCGGCTCGGCCTTTGCCGGCTCCATCAAGTCAGCGGTGGGAATTGGAACGCTCTTGGCGGAAGGAATCGGCGACACGATACGGGTTTCGCTGGCGGACGACCCCACCGAGGAGGTCAAAGTGGCCTTCGAAATTTTGAAATCGTTGGGCCTGCGCCAGCGCGGCCCGGTTATCATCGCCTGCCCCACCTGCGGGCGGTGCGAAATCGACATGTTTTCGCTGTTGAAACGGGTGGAGGTCGAAATGGCCAAAATCTCGGCACCCATCCGCGTCTCCGTGATGGGGTGCGTGGTGAACGGCCCCGGCGAGGCGGCCGTGGCGGACGTGGGGGTGGCGGGCGGCAGGGGTATCGGGCTTATTTACCGCGGGGACAAGGTGGTTAAAAAGGTGAAGGAGGAGGAGATTTTCGACGCCTTGATGCAAGAGGTGCATTCCTTTTTGGCGGAAGGGAAGCCCGCCGCCGTCCCGGAGTCGATTCCCGTATAG